The window TACCGGTCGACGGGCACGGGGCCCCGGCTCGACCGCACCGTGTAGTGCCCGATCTGCACGGTCGCGAGGTAGGCCGAGGTCGGAGCATCCTGTTCGTAGAGCCAGCTGCTGCGGCCGCTGCGACTGGTGCGCTCGATGAGCCGCCCGCTCGCGGCCACGGTGTAGCCCTCCTCCACGGCGACCCGGATGCGGTAGGCCGCCTTGTCCTCCGGCCGGTCGTTGCAGGGGAACCACGTCGACGAGCCGATCGGCTGCGACGCCGTGAGCACGCCGTCGGCGAGCTCCTCCCAGCCGAGCGGCCCCCAGGTGCTGCGGCGCGGACCCGGCCGACCGCCGTACTCGACCCGCACCGTGAAGCGCTGCCCGGCGGGGATCGGTGAGGGCGGCCGAACCGACAGCACGTGCGAGCTCTGCGACACCCGGGCAGGGCGGGCGCCGTCGACCTTCACCTTCGAGGCCTTGAGCTTGGAGAGCCCGAGGTCGATGCGGTCGAGGTCGACCACCGCCACGGCCGTGATCACGGCGACCCCGTCGAGCCGGTTCGTCTCGACCCGGTAGTCGAGGTCGAGGTCGTAGAGCTCGACCCGGTACGACCAGGTGCCGACGCCCGGCGTGTAGGGGTCGCCCGAGAAGGCGACGCCGCGGCCGGTCACGAGCCGCCCTGCGCCGAGAGCGAGTCAGATCCAGGCCCAGACCCAGACCCAGGCGCAGCCGGCGCCGCGCCGGCACCCCGCCCCGCCAGTGCCGCCCACCGGTACTCGGCCGTCCGCACCTCGCGCCAGGGCCCGATCGGGTTCCCGCTCCAGCGGCTGCCGGCCGGCACGGTGTCGCCGCGCATCACGAGCGACGCGGGCCCCACGGTGCCGTCGGCGGCGATCCGCGCCGCCGGCAGGATGACGCTGTGCGGGCCGAGGGTCGCCCCCCGGTCGAGGTCAACGGTATCGAGGCTCATGATCCGATCATGGAACAGATGCGTCTGAACCACACATCCCCGGTTCACCGTCGACGCATCGGCGAGGGTGACGAGGTCGGCCTCGGGCAGCCAGTACGTCTCGCACCAGACGCCCTCGCCGATCCGCGCGCCGAGGCTCCGCAGCCACCAGACCAGCGCGGGGGTTCCGGTCGCGGCCTGCGCGAACCAGGGCGCCGCGACCATCTCGGTGAAGGTGTCGGCGACCTCGCTGCGCCAGACGAAGCTCGACCAGAGCGGATGCTCGCCCCGCCGGATCCGCCCGATCAGAACCCATTTCGCCGCCGTGCTGACCCCCGCGGCCACCGCTCCGGCGACCAGCAGCACGACCCCGCTCAGCACCACCGCGAGCCACAGCCCCACGGAGGCGAGCGCGGCGAGCGCGAACACGGCCGCCAGCCCGATCGCGCAGGTGACGATCACGGGCACCACTCGCAGCAGCTCACACAGGATGCGCGCGACCCGCAGCCGCGCGGGCGGCGCGAAGGTGCGGCTGAGATCGCCCTCCGCGGCCGTGCGGCGCAGCCGCACCGGCGGCGAGCCGAGCCACGACGAGCCGTTCTTGGCCTTCCGCGGCGCCGACGAGAGCACGGCGACGAGGCCGTCGCGCGGCACCCGGTGCCCCGGCGCCGCCATGCCGGAGTTGCCGAGGAAGGCGCGTTCGCCGATCTCGGCGCGGGCCACGTGCATCCAGCCCCCGCCGAGCTCGTAGGAGGCCACGAGGGTGTCGTCGGCGAGGAACGCCCCGTCGCGCACCGTCGTCATCGCCGGGATCAGCAGCACCGTCGACGCCTCGACGTCCCGCCCGATGCGCGCACCGAGCAGCCGCAGCCAGACAGGGGTGAACAGCCCCGAGTAGAGCGGGAAGAGCAGCGTGCGGGCGAGGTCGAGCAGTCGCTCGGTCGACCAGATCTGCCAGCCCACGCGCCCGCGCACCGCGTGCACGCCCTCGGCGACCCCGAGGCCGAGCAGCCGCGTGATGCCGACGACGAGCACGGCCAGCACGACGCCGGCGACGAGGGTGCCGGGCACCACCGCGGCGAGGCTCCGGATGGCCGCGTCGCCGAGACCGCCCGCTCCCCGAGCGGCCGCCAGCACCACGAGGGCCCCGGCCGCGAAGGCGACGACGGGCACCAGCGCGAGCACCAGCGACGAGACGCCGTAGGCGATCAGCCACGCGGGCCGGCGGGCCGGCCGCTCCTCGGGCCACCAGCCACGCGCCTTCCCGACCCGGGCGGCGGGCGAGCCGGCCCAGCGCTGACCCGACGGCACCCGGCCGAACACCGACGAGCCCGGCTCGATCTCGGCCCGCTTGCCGATGCGGGTGCCGGGCAGCAGCGTGCTGCGGGCCCCGATGCTGGATCCGGCCCCGATGCGCACCGCGCCGACGCGGAGCACGTCGCCGTCGACCCAGTACCCCGAGAGGTCGACCTCGGGCTCGACGGCGGCGCCCCGGCCGATGGTGAGGAAGCCGGTGACGGGCGGCAGGGCGTGCAGGTCGACGTCGTCGGCGATGCGGGCGCCGAGCGCACGGGCGTAGAGCGCGATCCAGGGAGCCCCGGCGAGGCTGACGGCCCCCACCTGATGGGCGATCTGCTCCGCGAGCCAGAGCCGCAGGTGCCAGGAGCCGCCCCGGGGATGATCACCCGGCTGAAGCCCGCGCAGCAGCAGCCGTGACGCCACGACCGAGATGCCCATCCGGCCGAACGGCGTGGCGAACAGCGCGAGCCCGACGATCAGCGCCCAGAGCGGCACGGTCGGCAGCCAGTCGAAGCCACCGAACGGCACCAGGATCGCGGAGGCCGTGAAGAGGTAGACCAGCCAGCGCAGCCCGGCGAGCACGAACAACGGGATGCCGAGCACGGTCTGCAGCACCTGCATGCGGCGCGGGGTGGGCGCGACCGGCTCGCGGCCCGGCCCGGCCGGGGTACCCGCGGCATCCGCTTCGTCGGAGCGCGAGCGCAGCTCGTCGGCCATCGCACCGAGCCGCGGGTGCGCGTAGACGTCGGCGACGGTGAACTCGGGGTCGATCTCGCGCACTCCGGCGACGAGCTGCGCCGCGGCCAGCGAGCCGCCGCCGAGGTCGAAGAAGTTCGACCGCTCGTCGGTGACGGATGCTCCGAGCACACCCGTCCACAGGGCCGCGAGGCGCGCCGTGAAGGGGTCGTCGATCCCGGGGGCGTCTCCCGCGCCGATCGGCGCGGCACCCGGGAGCGGCCACGGCAGCGCCTTCTTGTCGACCTTGCCCGAGACCCGAACGGGCAGCTCGTCGAGCACGGCGATCAGCGGCACGAGCGCCGCGGGCAGCTCCTCGCGCAGGCGCGCGACGGCGGCCTCGCGGTCGAAACCCGGGGCCACGACGTAGCCGACGAGCATCGCGGTGCCCGCCGCCGTCTGCTGCACGGTGACGGCGGCGCCCGCGACCCCCGGCAGCGCCTGCAGCGCGGCCTCGATCTCGCCGAGCTCGATCCGCCGGCCGCCGACCTTCACCTGGTCGTCGGCCCGGCCCTGGAAGACGAGCCCCTCGGGGTCGTAGCGCACGAGGTCGCCCGAGCGGTAGGCGCGCTCCCAGCCGAGCGACGGCATCGGCGCGTACTTCTCGGCGTCCTTGGCGGGGTCGAGGTAGCGGGCGAGCCCCACTCCCCCGATGATCAGCTCTCCGGATGCTCCGGGCGCGACCGGCTCGCCGTTCTCGTTCACCACCGCCAGCTCCCAGCCGTCCAGCGGCAGACCGATCCGCACGGGGCCGTCGCCGCCGAGAGGGGCGGCGCAGGCGACGACGGTGGCCTCGGTGGGGCCGTAGGTGTTCCAGACCTCGCGGCCCGGGGTGGCGAGGCGCTGGCCGAGCTCGGCCGGTACCGCCTCGCCGCCGAAGATCAGCAGGCGCACGTTCTCGAGCGACTCCGCCGGCCAGAGTGCGGCGAGCGTCGGAACGGTCGAGACGACCGAGATGCCGCGGGCGGTGAGCCAGGGCCCGAGGTCCATACCGCTGCGGACGAGCGAGCGCGGGGCGGGCACGAGGCAGGCGCCGTGCGCCCAGGCGAGCCACATCTCCTCGCAGGAGGCGTCGAACGCCACCGACAGCCCCGCCAGCACCCGGTCGCCCGGGCCGAGCGGCTCGTCGACGACGAACAGGCGCGACTCGGCGTCGACGAAGGCCGCGGCCGAGCGGTGGCTGACGGCGACGCCCTTCGGGGTGCCGGTCGATCCCGAGGTGAAGATGATCCAGGCGTCGTCGGCCGGGGTGGGCGGCGAGAGCACGGGCAGGCTCGCCGTGCTCGGGTGGGGGTCCCGGGCATCCGCGTCGACGAGCGCGACCTCGGCGGCGGGCGCCGTGCGGGGGCGGTAGCGCAGCGAGCCGGTGAGCACCCCCACCACGTCGGCCTCGCCGAAGACCAGCTCGGCGCGCTCCTCGGGGTCGTCGACGTCGACCGGCACGTACGCCGCCCCCGCCGCGAGCACCGCGAGGATGCCGACGTACAGCTCGCGGTGGCCCGAGGCCATCCGCACGCCCACCCGGTCACCCCGCCGCACACCGGCGGCGTGCAGCTCGGCCGCGACGGAGATCACCCGCGCCATCAGCTCGCGGTAGCTCAGCGCGCCGTCGCCGTCGTCGAGGGCCGAGGCCTCGGGATGCGCGGCGACGGTCTCCCGCAGGATGTCGACGAGCGTGCGGGCCGGAGCGGCCAGCGCGCTCCGGTCGAGCGTGGGCTGCGCGGTGGTCATGCGCCCATGGTGGCGACGTCAGGTGAACAGCAGGAGACGATCGGTGAACGCCGCACCGTCAGCTGCCGAAGGCCCAGGGTTCACGGTCGCCGCGGAGGCGCGAGGCGAGGGCGGTCGCCTGCTCGTCGGTGAGCGAGGCGACGTAGTCCAGGATGCCGCGGGCCCGCCCGAAGCGCGCCAGGGCCACGGGGTCGGTCGTCGGGCGGCCGGCACCCCGACCCCCGGCACCCGGGGCGTCGGCGTCCTCGGGCAGCCACTCGGGAGCATCCGCCCGCAACCGGAAGTACCCGTC of the Herbiconiux flava genome contains:
- a CDS encoding Pls/PosA family non-ribosomal peptide synthetase, whose protein sequence is MTTAQPTLDRSALAAPARTLVDILRETVAAHPEASALDDGDGALSYRELMARVISVAAELHAAGVRRGDRVGVRMASGHRELYVGILAVLAAGAAYVPVDVDDPEERAELVFGEADVVGVLTGSLRYRPRTAPAAEVALVDADARDPHPSTASLPVLSPPTPADDAWIIFTSGSTGTPKGVAVSHRSAAAFVDAESRLFVVDEPLGPGDRVLAGLSVAFDASCEEMWLAWAHGACLVPAPRSLVRSGMDLGPWLTARGISVVSTVPTLAALWPAESLENVRLLIFGGEAVPAELGQRLATPGREVWNTYGPTEATVVACAAPLGGDGPVRIGLPLDGWELAVVNENGEPVAPGASGELIIGGVGLARYLDPAKDAEKYAPMPSLGWERAYRSGDLVRYDPEGLVFQGRADDQVKVGGRRIELGEIEAALQALPGVAGAAVTVQQTAAGTAMLVGYVVAPGFDREAAVARLREELPAALVPLIAVLDELPVRVSGKVDKKALPWPLPGAAPIGAGDAPGIDDPFTARLAALWTGVLGASVTDERSNFFDLGGGSLAAAQLVAGVREIDPEFTVADVYAHPRLGAMADELRSRSDEADAAGTPAGPGREPVAPTPRRMQVLQTVLGIPLFVLAGLRWLVYLFTASAILVPFGGFDWLPTVPLWALIVGLALFATPFGRMGISVVASRLLLRGLQPGDHPRGGSWHLRLWLAEQIAHQVGAVSLAGAPWIALYARALGARIADDVDLHALPPVTGFLTIGRGAAVEPEVDLSGYWVDGDVLRVGAVRIGAGSSIGARSTLLPGTRIGKRAEIEPGSSVFGRVPSGQRWAGSPAARVGKARGWWPEERPARRPAWLIAYGVSSLVLALVPVVAFAAGALVVLAAARGAGGLGDAAIRSLAAVVPGTLVAGVVLAVLVVGITRLLGLGVAEGVHAVRGRVGWQIWSTERLLDLARTLLFPLYSGLFTPVWLRLLGARIGRDVEASTVLLIPAMTTVRDGAFLADDTLVASYELGGGWMHVARAEIGERAFLGNSGMAAPGHRVPRDGLVAVLSSAPRKAKNGSSWLGSPPVRLRRTAAEGDLSRTFAPPARLRVARILCELLRVVPVIVTCAIGLAAVFALAALASVGLWLAVVLSGVVLLVAGAVAAGVSTAAKWVLIGRIRRGEHPLWSSFVWRSEVADTFTEMVAAPWFAQAATGTPALVWWLRSLGARIGEGVWCETYWLPEADLVTLADASTVNRGCVVQTHLFHDRIMSLDTVDLDRGATLGPHSVILPAARIAADGTVGPASLVMRGDTVPAGSRWSGNPIGPWREVRTAEYRWAALAGRGAGAAPAAPGSGSGPGSDSLSAQGGS